From Pseudoalteromonas sp. Scap06:
TTTTTTAAATTTTAATTTCTGTAAGTTATTGATTTTAACTTTTGTTCTTTCTTTGGAGTTACATAATTAGTACTTTTGTAGTGTTTTTTATTCCTTTTGATTTTGTTTGTGTATATAATGCTCACCAAGAGCTTGATGAATTAAATTTCGTTAAACAAATGACTTAAATTTGGTGCCTTTAATGCACTTTTTCATTTTGAGGGAAAAAATGACTAACTCACTACTAAAAACTAAAAAATTAAGTGCAGTGATCGCACTTGCTTTAGCCAGCTCTTCAACACTGGCTGCAGACTTAGGCGTAGCTAATAACTTTTCAGCATTTGTTTTTGACGATTTTAAATCGAACGTTGGCCGCGCTGACGGCGCTATAGCAGCTGGTAAAATCGATATAAAAGCATATAGCGTAGGCTTTTTACGCCCGTCTAATCCAAATGAATACTACTTAATCAGTGAATCAAGTATCGATTATAAAATAGGGCGCCAATTTGTTGGTAGCATGGTAGCCGGTGGTGGAACTGATGTTAGTTGGAGTGTTCAATGGGGCATGGAGCGAAACTCTAAAATAATGTCTAATCAAAACGAATCGGCCATGCCGTTCGACTTTGATGAACAAGAGCAATATTACAAAGATTTAAGCGCTGAGTTAGGTAAGCTTGATACTACTGGAACAGTACAAAGTAAATGGGGTGGCCTTTACTTAGAAGGCGACGGTCGCTCAGACACGCAAGTATTTAATTTAGATGCGCGCCAATTTGCTAAAGCTCACACTTTTAAAGTGTGGGGCATTCCTGCTGATGCAACTGTAATTTTTAATATTACAGGCGACGACAATATTAATGTTAAAGGCAAAAGTTTTTGGCGTTTGCGCAATCATGCAACTAAAACAGTATTTAACTTTACTAATGCAGAAAAACTCAATATTAAAGGTAATCGCTGGCAAGGAGTTGTATTAGCTCCTTACGCTGACATTAGAGGTGTTTATGGTACAGCCAAAATGCCTGTTATTGGCCAAAGCTTTTATGGTTCAATGGCGTTACTAGCCGGCGAGTTTAACGGTAATTTACCTGATTTAGCCGAGATTGCTACTCCATTTGAGATGGCGGAGAAATGGCACTGGAATTCTAGTGACTTTATGCCTGAATATAATCAAGTAATTTCCACGCCAGCAGTTGCTCAATTGAATGACGATAATGGCGATCGTGTCATTGATAGCAACGATATTGCTGATGTTATAGTGGTGGCATTTAAGAGAAGCGTAAATGCTCCAGGTTTAGTGCGTGCATTAAGTGGTGTCGATGGTTCAGAGTTATGGTCCTACGAGAATGGAGGAGTCTTCAGTGACTCGCGTAATTCAATTGCAGCGGCTGATTTAGATGGTGATGGTGTTGTTGAAATTGTTTTAAATGATTTCTCATCAGAGGTTGTCCAGGTTGTTAATAATTTAGGTTTTGTTAAGAAGGAGCTGACCAAGTCAGGTAAGCCTCTAGGTGCAGTT
This genomic window contains:
- a CDS encoding choice-of-anchor A family protein: MTNSLLKTKKLSAVIALALASSSTLAADLGVANNFSAFVFDDFKSNVGRADGAIAAGKIDIKAYSVGFLRPSNPNEYYLISESSIDYKIGRQFVGSMVAGGGTDVSWSVQWGMERNSKIMSNQNESAMPFDFDEQEQYYKDLSAELGKLDTTGTVQSKWGGLYLEGDGRSDTQVFNLDARQFAKAHTFKVWGIPADATVIFNITGDDNINVKGKSFWRLRNHATKTVFNFTNAEKLNIKGNRWQGVVLAPYADIRGVYGTAKMPVIGQSFYGSMALLAGEFNGNLPDLAEIATPFEMAEKWHWNSSDFMPEYNQVISTPAVAQLNDDNGDRVIDSNDIADVIVVAFKRSVNAPGLVRALSGVDGSELWSYENGGVFSDSRNSIAAADLDGDGVVEIVLNDFSSEVVQVVNNLGFVKKELTKSGKPLGAVTLSDINNDGVVEIVTGNNVLSYETGLLYTTNWSAASITFDADNNSSQEVFAGGGLYDSYGAQLWQYGEPGAVWFNSVANLDDDLDPEIVTSNPSTNLETSVLAVLEHNGNVKWQITNPNNFGGGVQAVSTFLGADSLGIVYAGYTAVDMYNTNGDLVWTVANDDEWSGKLGVSAYDFNGDGIDEVIIQDHYKVRVLNGLNGEVLSTVANSTASLWEYPIVVDLEGDDNAELVVVSNNTDERYNINNGVTVYGAADSSKPWKNATRIWNQHSYHQTNINQNGTVPTVELPSWLNNNSYRSSTLK